A genome region from Bordetella genomosp. 10 includes the following:
- a CDS encoding thiolase family protein, which produces MPENRHPYLLAAAGTPFGRLEGQSALDLMAQAANAAIARAGVARGGIDGVLCGYATTYPHLMLATLLSEKLGLEPHYAHGIQMGGATGAAMVMLAGELLRSGACRRVLVVAGENRLTGQARDTSIQTLAQVGEADTEVPNGASVPAYYALLASAYMAATGTRREDLAEFAVLMRRNAAGHPRAHLREPIDLRQVLDARPIATPLHLLDCCPISDGAVALLLSTDAGPVRLAGAGQAHRHQHLSALRDVLDTGAARAARRALDQAGVSREQIDYLAIYDSFTVTLVMLLEELGYAPRGGAAARLRQGIYDPDGALPLNTHGGLLSFGHSGVAGGLSHVAEAWEQLAGAAGDRQIGRRRRALVHADGGVLSAHVSLVLEAEAA; this is translated from the coding sequence ATGCCTGAAAACCGCCATCCTTACCTGTTGGCCGCGGCCGGCACGCCCTTCGGGCGCCTGGAAGGCCAGAGCGCGCTGGACCTGATGGCGCAGGCCGCCAATGCGGCGATCGCCCGCGCGGGCGTCGCGCGCGGCGGCATCGACGGCGTGCTGTGCGGCTACGCCACCACCTATCCGCACCTGATGCTGGCCACCTTGCTCAGCGAGAAACTGGGGCTGGAGCCCCATTACGCGCACGGCATCCAGATGGGCGGCGCCACGGGCGCGGCGATGGTGATGCTGGCCGGCGAGCTGCTGCGCAGCGGCGCCTGCCGCCGCGTGCTGGTGGTGGCGGGGGAGAACCGGCTGACCGGACAGGCGCGCGACACCTCCATCCAGACGCTGGCCCAGGTGGGCGAAGCGGACACCGAGGTGCCCAACGGCGCGTCGGTGCCGGCCTACTACGCGCTGCTGGCGTCGGCCTACATGGCCGCCACCGGAACGCGGCGCGAGGACCTGGCGGAGTTCGCGGTACTGATGCGGCGCAACGCCGCCGGCCATCCGCGCGCGCACCTGCGGGAACCGATCGACCTGCGGCAGGTGCTGGATGCGCGGCCCATCGCCACGCCGCTGCATCTGCTGGATTGCTGTCCCATTTCGGATGGCGCCGTGGCCTTGCTGCTGTCCACCGACGCCGGGCCGGTGCGGCTGGCGGGCGCGGGCCAGGCGCATCGCCACCAGCACCTGTCGGCGTTGCGCGACGTGCTGGACACGGGGGCCGCGCGCGCCGCGCGGCGTGCCCTGGACCAGGCCGGCGTATCGCGCGAACAGATCGACTACCTGGCCATCTACGACTCCTTCACCGTCACCCTGGTCATGCTGCTGGAGGAACTGGGCTATGCGCCGCGCGGCGGCGCCGCGGCGCGCCTGCGGCAGGGGATTTACGACCCGGACGGCGCGCTGCCGCTCAATACCCACGGCGGGCTGCTGTCGTTCGGCCATTCCGGCGTGGCGGGCGGCCTGTCCCACGTCGCCGAAGCCTGGGAGCAACTGGCCGGCGCGGCAGGGGATCGGCAGATCGGGCGCCGCCGGCGCGCCCTGGTGCATGCCGACGGCGGCGTGCTGTCGGCCCACGTCAGCCTGGTGCTGGAAGCGGAGGCGGCATGA
- a CDS encoding IclR family transcriptional regulator, with protein sequence MSSQDQTPVSATKKTCRVLAALSDRRVCRLTDIARNAGLDMSTALRILKELEEEGFVERDPESKQYMLGPQVYAMHHAMVAGLDVRSLARPALIRLARRFGDTVILSVPMGWESVCLDLCFGDYPIRANYLEVGSRRPLGVGAGSLALYSVLADNELRTVLPMVHQRLAARYPRFPVPTLDAAAERARERGHAMLLDVVQEKMGGLGVAVRGPDGRAIAALSVAALNERIESREDELAQALAVEARQIEQAWMPHA encoded by the coding sequence ATGTCGTCGCAGGACCAGACCCCCGTATCCGCTACGAAGAAGACCTGCCGCGTGCTGGCGGCGCTGTCGGACCGGCGCGTTTGCCGGCTCACCGACATCGCCCGCAATGCCGGGTTGGACATGTCGACGGCCCTGCGCATCCTGAAGGAGCTCGAGGAGGAGGGTTTCGTGGAGCGAGACCCCGAAAGCAAGCAATACATGCTCGGCCCGCAGGTCTACGCCATGCATCATGCGATGGTGGCCGGGCTGGACGTGCGCAGCCTGGCGCGGCCGGCCCTGATCCGCCTGGCGCGCCGCTTCGGCGATACCGTGATCCTGTCGGTGCCCATGGGCTGGGAGTCCGTATGCCTGGACCTGTGCTTCGGCGACTATCCGATCCGCGCCAACTACCTCGAAGTCGGCAGCCGCCGGCCGCTGGGCGTGGGGGCGGGCAGCCTGGCGCTGTATTCGGTGCTGGCGGACAACGAACTGCGCACCGTCCTGCCCATGGTGCACCAGCGCCTGGCGGCGCGCTATCCGCGCTTTCCCGTGCCGACCTTGGACGCCGCCGCCGAGCGCGCGCGCGAGCGGGGCCATGCCATGCTGCTGGACGTGGTGCAGGAGAAAATGGGCGGCCTGGGCGTGGCGGTGCGCGGCCCGGACGGCCGCGCCATCGCCGCCTTGAGCGTGGCCGCGCTGAACGAGCGCATCGAGTCGCGCGAGGACGAGCTCGCGCAGGCCCTGGCCGTCGAAGCGCGGCAGATCGAACAAGCCTGGATGCCCCATGCCTGA
- a CDS encoding carboxymuconolactone decarboxylase family protein, giving the protein MPSYPIHTLATAPEQARPVLEHLNRTFGTIPNIAGAMANSPVLIEAFAGLFRQVHAGTFSEAEIQAVLLTNAVANACDWAVAFHSMLALDEGIAPADVEAIRRRDLPADGRLAALSALARRLIETRGHIGDADLAAFAAAGFRPDQALEILAVTAASTITNYAGTIVRPPLEDFLQPHAWRP; this is encoded by the coding sequence ATGCCTTCCTATCCCATACACACGCTCGCCACGGCGCCGGAGCAGGCGCGTCCCGTTCTCGAACATCTCAACAGAACCTTCGGCACGATCCCGAACATCGCGGGCGCCATGGCGAATTCGCCGGTCCTGATCGAGGCCTTCGCCGGCCTGTTCCGGCAAGTCCACGCCGGCACCTTCAGCGAAGCCGAGATCCAGGCCGTGCTGCTGACCAACGCGGTCGCCAACGCCTGCGATTGGGCCGTCGCCTTCCACAGCATGCTGGCCCTCGATGAAGGGATCGCGCCCGCCGACGTCGAGGCGATCCGCCGGCGCGACCTCCCGGCCGACGGCAGGCTGGCCGCGCTGTCGGCCTTGGCCCGGCGCCTGATCGAGACGCGCGGGCATATCGGCGACGCCGATCTCGCCGCCTTCGCCGCCGCGGGTTTTCGCCCGGACCAGGCGCTCGAAATCCTGGCCGTGACGGCGGCCTCAACCATCACCAACTATGCCGGTACCATAGTCCGGCCGCCGTTGGAGGATTTCCTGCAACCGCATGCCTGGCGGCCCTGA